A genomic stretch from Balaenoptera musculus isolate JJ_BM4_2016_0621 chromosome 9, mBalMus1.pri.v3, whole genome shotgun sequence includes:
- the GHRHR gene encoding growth hormone-releasing hormone receptor isoform X1 — MDSKVWGACLLCLLRPLPIVLGHVHPECDFITQLREDERACLQAAEGMSNSTLGCPRTWDGLLCWPTAGSGEWVSLPCPAFFSHFSSEPGAVKRDCTITGWSEPFPPYPEACPVPLELLTEEKSYFFTVRIIYTMGHSVSAVALFMAITILVALRRLHCPRNYIHTQLFITFILKAGAVFLKDATLFHGENTDHCSFSTVTVLCKVSVATSHFATMTNFSWLLAEAVYLTCLLASTSPSTRRTFWWLVLAGWGLPLLFTGMWVGCKLAFEDVACWDLDDSSPYWWIIKGPIVLSVGVNFGLFLNIIRILLRKLEPAQGSLHTQRQYWRLSKSTLLLIPLFGIHYVIFNFLPDSAGLGIRLPLELGLGSFQGFIVAILYCFLNQEVRTEISRRWRGHDPELLPAWRTHAKWTMPSRSRAKVNVRVLVPSCPHASKPFSGTHTTEWTCQVSGCAFS; from the exons ATGGACAGCAAGGTGTGGGGTGCCTGCCTCCTCTGCTTGCTGCGCCCCTTACCCATC GTACTGGGCCACGTGCACCCAGAGTGTGACTTCATCACCCAGCTGAGAGAGGATGAGCGAGCTTGTCTACAAGCAGCAGAGGGGATGTCCAACTCCACCTTGG GCTGCCCTAGGACCTGGGATGGGCTGCTGTGCTGGCCGACGGCAGGCTCTGGCGAGTGGGTGAGCCTCCCCTGCCCGGCTTTCTTCTCTCACTTCAGCTCAGAACCAG GGGCCGTGAAACGGGATTGCACCATCACGGGCTGGTCTGAGCCCTTCCCGCCCTATCCTGAGGCCTGTCCTGTGCCCCTGGAGCTGCTAACTGAAGAG AAATCCTACTTCTTCACTGTGAGGATCATCTACACCATGGGCCATAGCGTCTCTGCCGTGGCCCTCTTCATGGCCATCACCATCCTGGTTGCCCTCAG gAGGCTCCACTGCCCCAGGAACTACATCCACACCCAGCTGTTCATCACCTTTATTCTCAAGGCGGGAGCTGTGTTCCTGAAGGATGCCACCCTCTTTCACGGCGAGAACACGGACCACTGCAGCTTCTCCACTGTAACA GTTCTGTGCAAGGTCTCCGTGGCCACCTCCCATTTCGCCACCATGACCAACTTCAGCTGGCTGCTGGCAGAAGCTGTCTACCTGACCTGCCTCTTGGCCTCCACGTCACCCAGCACAAGGAGAACCTTCTGGTGGCTGGTCCTTGCTGGCTGGG GGCTTCCCCTGCTCTTCACCGGCATGTGGGTGGGTTGCAAGTTGGCCTTTGAGGATGTTGC GTGCTGGGACCTGGACGACAGCTCCCCCTATTGGTGGATCATCAAAGGACCCATCGTCCTTTCCGTTGGG GTGAACTTTGGGCTTTTTCTCAATATTATCCGTATCTTGCTGAGGAAACTGGAGCCAGCTCAGGGCAGCCTCCACACCCAGCGTCAGTACTG GCGTCTCTCCAAGTCAACCCTTCTCCTCATCCCGTTGTTTGGAATTCACTACGTCATCTTCAACTTCCTGCCTGACAGTGCTGGCCTAGGCATTCGCCTCCCCCTGGAGCTGGGACTGGGTTCCTTCCAG GGCTTCATTGTTGCCATCCTGTACTGCTTCCTCAACCAAGAG GTGAGGACTGAGATCTCACGGAGGTGGCGTGGCCATGATCCTGAACTTCTGCCAGCCTGGAGGACTCATGCCAAGTGGACGATGCCTTCCCGCTCAAGGGCGAAG GTGAATGTCCGCGTGCTTGTGCCCTCATGCCCCCACGCCAGCAAGCCTTTCTCCGGGACACATACCACAGAGTGGACGTGCCAGGTCAGCGGTTGTGCCTTTTCTTAA
- the GHRHR gene encoding growth hormone-releasing hormone receptor isoform X4: MDSKVWGACLLCLLRPLPIVLGHVHPECDFITQLREDERACLQAAEGMSNSTLGCPRTWDGLLCWPTAGSGEWVSLPCPAFFSHFSSEPGAVKRDCTITGWSEPFPPYPEACPVPLELLTEEKSYFFTVRIIYTMGHSVSAVALFMAITILVALRRLHCPRNYIHTQLFITFILKAGAVFLKDATLFHGENTDHCSFSTVLCKVSVATSHFATMTNFSWLLAEAVYLTCLLASTSPSTRRTFWWLVLAGWGLPLLFTGMWVGCKLAFEDVACWDLDDSSPYWWIIKGPIVLSVGVNFGLFLNIIRILLRKLEPAQGSLHTQRQYWRLSKSTLLLIPLFGIHYVIFNFLPDSAGLGIRLPLELGLGSFQGFIVAILYCFLNQEVNVRVLVPSCPHASKPFSGTHTTEWTCQVSGCAFS, encoded by the exons ATGGACAGCAAGGTGTGGGGTGCCTGCCTCCTCTGCTTGCTGCGCCCCTTACCCATC GTACTGGGCCACGTGCACCCAGAGTGTGACTTCATCACCCAGCTGAGAGAGGATGAGCGAGCTTGTCTACAAGCAGCAGAGGGGATGTCCAACTCCACCTTGG GCTGCCCTAGGACCTGGGATGGGCTGCTGTGCTGGCCGACGGCAGGCTCTGGCGAGTGGGTGAGCCTCCCCTGCCCGGCTTTCTTCTCTCACTTCAGCTCAGAACCAG GGGCCGTGAAACGGGATTGCACCATCACGGGCTGGTCTGAGCCCTTCCCGCCCTATCCTGAGGCCTGTCCTGTGCCCCTGGAGCTGCTAACTGAAGAG AAATCCTACTTCTTCACTGTGAGGATCATCTACACCATGGGCCATAGCGTCTCTGCCGTGGCCCTCTTCATGGCCATCACCATCCTGGTTGCCCTCAG gAGGCTCCACTGCCCCAGGAACTACATCCACACCCAGCTGTTCATCACCTTTATTCTCAAGGCGGGAGCTGTGTTCCTGAAGGATGCCACCCTCTTTCACGGCGAGAACACGGACCACTGCAGCTTCTCCACT GTTCTGTGCAAGGTCTCCGTGGCCACCTCCCATTTCGCCACCATGACCAACTTCAGCTGGCTGCTGGCAGAAGCTGTCTACCTGACCTGCCTCTTGGCCTCCACGTCACCCAGCACAAGGAGAACCTTCTGGTGGCTGGTCCTTGCTGGCTGGG GGCTTCCCCTGCTCTTCACCGGCATGTGGGTGGGTTGCAAGTTGGCCTTTGAGGATGTTGC GTGCTGGGACCTGGACGACAGCTCCCCCTATTGGTGGATCATCAAAGGACCCATCGTCCTTTCCGTTGGG GTGAACTTTGGGCTTTTTCTCAATATTATCCGTATCTTGCTGAGGAAACTGGAGCCAGCTCAGGGCAGCCTCCACACCCAGCGTCAGTACTG GCGTCTCTCCAAGTCAACCCTTCTCCTCATCCCGTTGTTTGGAATTCACTACGTCATCTTCAACTTCCTGCCTGACAGTGCTGGCCTAGGCATTCGCCTCCCCCTGGAGCTGGGACTGGGTTCCTTCCAG GGCTTCATTGTTGCCATCCTGTACTGCTTCCTCAACCAAGAG GTGAATGTCCGCGTGCTTGTGCCCTCATGCCCCCACGCCAGCAAGCCTTTCTCCGGGACACATACCACAGAGTGGACGTGCCAGGTCAGCGGTTGTGCCTTTTCTTAA
- the GHRHR gene encoding growth hormone-releasing hormone receptor isoform X3, which translates to MDSKVWGACLLCLLRPLPIVLGHVHPECDFITQLREDERACLQAAEGMSNSTLGCPRTWDGLLCWPTAGSGEWVSLPCPAFFSHFSSEPGAVKRDCTITGWSEPFPPYPEACPVPLELLTEEKSYFFTVRIIYTMGHSVSAVALFMAITILVALRRLHCPRNYIHTQLFITFILKAGAVFLKDATLFHGENTDHCSFSTVLCKVSVATSHFATMTNFSWLLAEAVYLTCLLASTSPSTRRTFWWLVLAGWGLPLLFTGMWVGCKLAFEDVACWDLDDSSPYWWIIKGPIVLSVGVNFGLFLNIIRILLRKLEPAQGSLHTQRQYWRLSKSTLLLIPLFGIHYVIFNFLPDSAGLGIRLPLELGLGSFQGFIVAILYCFLNQEVRTEISRRWRGHDPELLPAWRTHAKWTMPSRSRAKVLTSVC; encoded by the exons ATGGACAGCAAGGTGTGGGGTGCCTGCCTCCTCTGCTTGCTGCGCCCCTTACCCATC GTACTGGGCCACGTGCACCCAGAGTGTGACTTCATCACCCAGCTGAGAGAGGATGAGCGAGCTTGTCTACAAGCAGCAGAGGGGATGTCCAACTCCACCTTGG GCTGCCCTAGGACCTGGGATGGGCTGCTGTGCTGGCCGACGGCAGGCTCTGGCGAGTGGGTGAGCCTCCCCTGCCCGGCTTTCTTCTCTCACTTCAGCTCAGAACCAG GGGCCGTGAAACGGGATTGCACCATCACGGGCTGGTCTGAGCCCTTCCCGCCCTATCCTGAGGCCTGTCCTGTGCCCCTGGAGCTGCTAACTGAAGAG AAATCCTACTTCTTCACTGTGAGGATCATCTACACCATGGGCCATAGCGTCTCTGCCGTGGCCCTCTTCATGGCCATCACCATCCTGGTTGCCCTCAG gAGGCTCCACTGCCCCAGGAACTACATCCACACCCAGCTGTTCATCACCTTTATTCTCAAGGCGGGAGCTGTGTTCCTGAAGGATGCCACCCTCTTTCACGGCGAGAACACGGACCACTGCAGCTTCTCCACT GTTCTGTGCAAGGTCTCCGTGGCCACCTCCCATTTCGCCACCATGACCAACTTCAGCTGGCTGCTGGCAGAAGCTGTCTACCTGACCTGCCTCTTGGCCTCCACGTCACCCAGCACAAGGAGAACCTTCTGGTGGCTGGTCCTTGCTGGCTGGG GGCTTCCCCTGCTCTTCACCGGCATGTGGGTGGGTTGCAAGTTGGCCTTTGAGGATGTTGC GTGCTGGGACCTGGACGACAGCTCCCCCTATTGGTGGATCATCAAAGGACCCATCGTCCTTTCCGTTGGG GTGAACTTTGGGCTTTTTCTCAATATTATCCGTATCTTGCTGAGGAAACTGGAGCCAGCTCAGGGCAGCCTCCACACCCAGCGTCAGTACTG GCGTCTCTCCAAGTCAACCCTTCTCCTCATCCCGTTGTTTGGAATTCACTACGTCATCTTCAACTTCCTGCCTGACAGTGCTGGCCTAGGCATTCGCCTCCCCCTGGAGCTGGGACTGGGTTCCTTCCAG GGCTTCATTGTTGCCATCCTGTACTGCTTCCTCAACCAAGAG GTGAGGACTGAGATCTCACGGAGGTGGCGTGGCCATGATCCTGAACTTCTGCCAGCCTGGAGGACTCATGCCAAGTGGACGATGCCTTCCCGCTCAAGGGCGAAGGTGCTGACATCTGTGTGCTAG
- the GHRHR gene encoding growth hormone-releasing hormone receptor isoform X2: MDSKVWGACLLCLLRPLPIVLGHVHPECDFITQLREDERACLQAAEGMSNSTLGCPRTWDGLLCWPTAGSGEWVSLPCPAFFSHFSSEPGAVKRDCTITGWSEPFPPYPEACPVPLELLTEEKSYFFTVRIIYTMGHSVSAVALFMAITILVALRRLHCPRNYIHTQLFITFILKAGAVFLKDATLFHGENTDHCSFSTVLCKVSVATSHFATMTNFSWLLAEAVYLTCLLASTSPSTRRTFWWLVLAGWGLPLLFTGMWVGCKLAFEDVACWDLDDSSPYWWIIKGPIVLSVGVNFGLFLNIIRILLRKLEPAQGSLHTQRQYWRLSKSTLLLIPLFGIHYVIFNFLPDSAGLGIRLPLELGLGSFQGFIVAILYCFLNQEVRTEISRRWRGHDPELLPAWRTHAKWTMPSRSRVNVRVLVPSCPHASKPFSGTHTTEWTCQVSGCAFS; the protein is encoded by the exons ATGGACAGCAAGGTGTGGGGTGCCTGCCTCCTCTGCTTGCTGCGCCCCTTACCCATC GTACTGGGCCACGTGCACCCAGAGTGTGACTTCATCACCCAGCTGAGAGAGGATGAGCGAGCTTGTCTACAAGCAGCAGAGGGGATGTCCAACTCCACCTTGG GCTGCCCTAGGACCTGGGATGGGCTGCTGTGCTGGCCGACGGCAGGCTCTGGCGAGTGGGTGAGCCTCCCCTGCCCGGCTTTCTTCTCTCACTTCAGCTCAGAACCAG GGGCCGTGAAACGGGATTGCACCATCACGGGCTGGTCTGAGCCCTTCCCGCCCTATCCTGAGGCCTGTCCTGTGCCCCTGGAGCTGCTAACTGAAGAG AAATCCTACTTCTTCACTGTGAGGATCATCTACACCATGGGCCATAGCGTCTCTGCCGTGGCCCTCTTCATGGCCATCACCATCCTGGTTGCCCTCAG gAGGCTCCACTGCCCCAGGAACTACATCCACACCCAGCTGTTCATCACCTTTATTCTCAAGGCGGGAGCTGTGTTCCTGAAGGATGCCACCCTCTTTCACGGCGAGAACACGGACCACTGCAGCTTCTCCACT GTTCTGTGCAAGGTCTCCGTGGCCACCTCCCATTTCGCCACCATGACCAACTTCAGCTGGCTGCTGGCAGAAGCTGTCTACCTGACCTGCCTCTTGGCCTCCACGTCACCCAGCACAAGGAGAACCTTCTGGTGGCTGGTCCTTGCTGGCTGGG GGCTTCCCCTGCTCTTCACCGGCATGTGGGTGGGTTGCAAGTTGGCCTTTGAGGATGTTGC GTGCTGGGACCTGGACGACAGCTCCCCCTATTGGTGGATCATCAAAGGACCCATCGTCCTTTCCGTTGGG GTGAACTTTGGGCTTTTTCTCAATATTATCCGTATCTTGCTGAGGAAACTGGAGCCAGCTCAGGGCAGCCTCCACACCCAGCGTCAGTACTG GCGTCTCTCCAAGTCAACCCTTCTCCTCATCCCGTTGTTTGGAATTCACTACGTCATCTTCAACTTCCTGCCTGACAGTGCTGGCCTAGGCATTCGCCTCCCCCTGGAGCTGGGACTGGGTTCCTTCCAG GGCTTCATTGTTGCCATCCTGTACTGCTTCCTCAACCAAGAG GTGAGGACTGAGATCTCACGGAGGTGGCGTGGCCATGATCCTGAACTTCTGCCAGCCTGGAGGACTCATGCCAAGTGGACGATGCCTTCCCGCTCAAGG GTGAATGTCCGCGTGCTTGTGCCCTCATGCCCCCACGCCAGCAAGCCTTTCTCCGGGACACATACCACAGAGTGGACGTGCCAGGTCAGCGGTTGTGCCTTTTCTTAA